One part of the Granulicella arctica genome encodes these proteins:
- the tkt gene encoding transketolase: MSEQEQQKDQHALDQLSINTLRFLAVDQVEKAKNGHPGAPLGCAPIAYLLFHKFMKHDPSDPKWSDRDRFVLSNGHASALLYGVLHLSGYDLPMEQLEQFREWGSHTAGHPEYGETPGVEVTTGPLGQGFGMAVGLAIAEKHLAAIYNHENHTPVDHHTYVLCGDGDLMEGISHESASLAGTLGLGKLIVLYDDNLISLDGPTDLSYTEDVTKRFEAYHWQVQHVADGNDLVALEAAIKNAKAETTRPSLIKVRTVIGYGSPKAGTKGVHGEALGAEATKATKRNLGFPEDKSFYVPEEAAKNWGTVVERGKKDHAAWQKKYEEYAKAYPAEAAEYDRTQAAKLADGWEKKLPVFPTDKPVATRNAGQVVMNAVAGVIPELFGGAADLTSSTKTIFKDSPSFHVDPKGRNVFFGVREFGMMAAVNGIAAHGGLIPFGSTFFTFSDYARSAMRMGALMSVHSLYVFTHDSIGLGADGPTHQPVEHLMSLRAIPQLTDFRPADANETAACWRLALERKSASFMALSRQDLPVLDAEKYKVAEGVKHGAYALDDSGKDIILIATGSEVELVLKAAEVLKTEGIHASVVSMPSFRIFDEQDEAYKAKLLPEGTPKLAVEAGATMGWWKYVGHNGGIIGVDRFGASAPGPLVMEKLGVSVPHIVELAKKLVKK, encoded by the coding sequence ATGAGCGAACAAGAGCAGCAGAAGGACCAGCACGCGCTGGATCAGCTTTCCATCAATACTCTCCGTTTTCTCGCCGTCGACCAGGTGGAGAAGGCCAAAAACGGCCACCCCGGCGCCCCCCTCGGCTGTGCGCCCATTGCTTATCTGCTCTTCCACAAGTTCATGAAGCACGATCCCTCCGACCCGAAGTGGTCCGATCGCGATCGCTTTGTTCTGTCCAATGGACATGCCTCCGCCCTGCTGTATGGCGTACTGCACCTCTCCGGCTATGACCTGCCGATGGAGCAGTTGGAGCAGTTCCGCGAGTGGGGATCGCACACGGCGGGCCACCCGGAGTATGGCGAGACGCCTGGCGTCGAAGTGACTACAGGTCCGCTCGGCCAGGGCTTCGGTATGGCTGTCGGCCTTGCCATCGCAGAGAAGCATCTTGCGGCTATCTACAATCATGAGAACCACACGCCGGTTGATCACCACACCTATGTTCTGTGCGGCGATGGCGACCTGATGGAAGGCATCTCGCACGAGTCGGCTTCGCTTGCCGGAACGCTCGGGCTGGGTAAGCTGATTGTTCTGTATGACGACAACCTGATCTCGCTGGATGGGCCTACCGATCTCTCCTATACCGAGGATGTGACCAAGCGGTTTGAGGCATACCACTGGCAGGTGCAGCATGTTGCTGATGGCAATGATCTTGTGGCGCTCGAGGCGGCTATCAAGAACGCGAAGGCGGAGACGACTCGGCCTTCACTGATCAAGGTGCGGACGGTGATCGGCTATGGCAGCCCCAAGGCAGGTACGAAGGGCGTGCACGGCGAGGCGCTCGGTGCTGAGGCGACCAAGGCGACCAAGCGGAATCTCGGCTTCCCTGAGGATAAGAGCTTTTACGTTCCGGAGGAGGCCGCCAAGAACTGGGGCACCGTCGTCGAGCGGGGTAAGAAGGATCATGCTGCCTGGCAGAAGAAGTACGAGGAGTACGCCAAGGCATATCCGGCGGAGGCTGCCGAGTATGACCGTACCCAGGCCGCAAAGCTTGCTGATGGCTGGGAGAAGAAGCTGCCGGTCTTCCCGACGGACAAGCCGGTCGCGACGCGTAACGCAGGTCAGGTTGTGATGAATGCGGTTGCTGGCGTGATTCCTGAGCTGTTTGGCGGCGCTGCCGATCTGACCAGCTCCACGAAGACCATCTTCAAGGATTCGCCGAGCTTCCACGTCGATCCCAAGGGGCGCAACGTCTTCTTCGGCGTCCGCGAGTTTGGCATGATGGCGGCGGTGAACGGGATTGCGGCGCACGGTGGGCTGATTCCTTTCGGTTCAACCTTCTTTACCTTCTCGGACTACGCTCGTTCGGCGATGCGCATGGGCGCACTGATGTCGGTGCACTCGCTGTATGTCTTCACGCATGATTCGATCGGCCTTGGCGCAGATGGCCCGACGCACCAGCCGGTCGAACATCTGATGAGCCTCCGCGCTATCCCGCAGCTTACCGACTTCCGTCCGGCGGATGCGAACGAGACGGCTGCCTGCTGGCGTCTGGCTCTCGAGCGCAAGAGTGCCAGCTTTATGGCGCTCTCACGGCAGGATCTGCCGGTGCTGGATGCGGAGAAGTACAAGGTTGCCGAGGGTGTTAAGCATGGTGCTTATGCGCTGGACGATTCGGGCAAGGACATCATTCTGATTGCCACGGGCTCTGAGGTTGAGTTGGTGTTGAAGGCTGCGGAGGTGCTGAAGACGGAGGGGATTCATGCCTCGGTCGTCTCGATGCCGAGCTTCCGGATCTTCGACGAGCAGGATGAGGCCTACAAGGCGAAGTTGCTGCCCGAGGGTACACCGAAGCTGGCGGTCGAAGCCGGTGCCACGATGGGCTGGTGGAAGTATGTCGGACACAATGGCGGCATCATCGGGGTCGACCGCTTTGGCGCTTCGGCTCCGGGACCGCTTGTGATGGAGAAGCTGGGTGTCAGCGTGCCTCACATCGTCGAGCTGGCCAAAAAACTAGTCAAGAAATAA
- the rpiB gene encoding ribose 5-phosphate isomerase B produces MKIAIASDHAGFPLKEEVRDHIRKLGHEVHDLGAYNTEPSDYPDFAVLVGKELMAGTAERGILICGSGVGVCIAANKMPGVRAGMCHDTYSAHQGVEHDEMNVLVLGARIIGSALAFECVESYLKAEFIATEERFVRRLNKVRAIEKQYMPSVAGTTLAS; encoded by the coding sequence ATGAAGATCGCGATTGCATCCGATCACGCCGGATTTCCGCTGAAGGAAGAGGTGCGTGACCATATCCGCAAGCTTGGTCATGAGGTCCACGATCTCGGAGCCTACAACACGGAGCCGTCGGACTATCCGGACTTTGCCGTTCTGGTAGGCAAGGAGCTGATGGCTGGGACTGCGGAGCGGGGAATCCTGATCTGCGGCTCGGGTGTGGGGGTCTGCATTGCCGCGAACAAGATGCCGGGTGTTCGGGCGGGCATGTGCCACGACACGTATTCCGCGCATCAGGGCGTTGAGCATGACGAGATGAATGTTCTCGTGCTGGGCGCGCGCATTATTGGTTCGGCGCTCGCCTTCGAGTGTGTCGAGTCGTATTTGAAGGCCGAATTTATTGCCACGGAAGAGCGCTTTGTTCGTCGCTTGAACAAGGTGAGAGCCATTGAAAAGCAGTACATGCCTTCTGTGGCGGGAACGACGCTCGCTTCCTGA
- a CDS encoding oxidoreductase, which yields MALNTQPRIWFITGASTGFGRHLAEEILASGGKVIATARSVDKIADLEVRYPGSAIALALDVTDQGQVDSAVTQAFAKFGCVDVLVNNAGYGLAGAIEEAAEAEFMPVFETNVFGLIRVTRSFLPYLRKQRSGHILNLSSIGGLIGSAGWGYYNASKFAVNGFSEALAAELAPLGIHVTIVEPGPFRTDFLSRSGVEAKQRIADYDATAGKTRAYFRNEAGKQKGDPIKAVRAMIAAVESSDPPKHLVLGALAYNRMAARLEQWSRELKAGEPTSLGADFPDTPEKNAYPEAS from the coding sequence ATGGCACTTAACACGCAGCCACGCATTTGGTTCATCACCGGCGCCTCGACCGGCTTTGGCCGTCATCTGGCCGAAGAGATTCTTGCATCCGGCGGCAAGGTGATTGCGACCGCTCGTTCGGTGGACAAGATTGCCGATCTCGAGGTGAGGTATCCCGGTTCGGCCATCGCTTTGGCGCTCGATGTTACGGATCAGGGGCAGGTGGATTCTGCCGTTACCCAGGCCTTTGCGAAGTTTGGCTGCGTCGATGTGCTCGTGAACAACGCGGGATATGGGCTTGCCGGGGCCATTGAAGAGGCCGCTGAGGCGGAGTTTATGCCGGTCTTCGAGACGAACGTCTTTGGGCTGATTCGGGTTACGCGGTCTTTTCTGCCATATCTTCGTAAGCAGCGTTCGGGGCATATTCTGAATCTTTCGTCGATTGGCGGCCTGATCGGCTCGGCTGGGTGGGGTTACTACAACGCGAGCAAATTTGCAGTAAACGGCTTCTCTGAGGCGCTTGCGGCGGAGCTTGCGCCGCTCGGCATTCATGTAACGATTGTCGAGCCAGGCCCCTTCCGCACGGATTTCCTGAGCCGCTCCGGTGTGGAGGCCAAGCAGCGTATCGCTGATTATGACGCTACGGCGGGCAAGACTCGCGCCTACTTCCGCAATGAGGCGGGTAAGCAGAAGGGTGATCCGATCAAGGCTGTGCGCGCCATGATTGCTGCGGTGGAGTCGTCCGATCCGCCGAAGCATCTGGTGCTCGGGGCGCTGGCCTACAACCGTATGGCAGCGCGGCTCGAACAGTGGAGCAGGGAGCTCAAAGCAGGAGAACCGACCTCGCTGGGGGCTGATTTTCCTGACACGCCTGAGAAGAACGCCTATCCGGAGGCTAGTTAG
- a CDS encoding HAD family hydrolase, protein MSEIKAIFWDIGGVLLTNGWDRNQRCRVLSSMKVDLADYESRHDAANFFWDRGLSTAQEFFRKTVFHPDQPSHSFSYDELWALVCGESKILHLDCFKILAALQAQGKYKLATLNNESRELNEYRLNTFQLRPYFDFFICSGYVHEMKPHPNIYRAAVEISGFAPQQTLFIDDKQENCTAAVSLGMNAIRFESPAQLTFDLAQHGIQAA, encoded by the coding sequence GTGAGCGAGATCAAAGCCATCTTCTGGGATATTGGGGGCGTATTGCTCACCAATGGGTGGGACAGGAACCAGCGCTGTCGTGTGCTCAGCTCGATGAAGGTCGATCTTGCTGATTATGAGTCTCGTCACGATGCGGCGAACTTTTTCTGGGATCGGGGACTCTCGACGGCGCAGGAGTTCTTTCGCAAGACGGTCTTTCATCCCGATCAGCCCTCGCATAGTTTTTCTTACGATGAGTTGTGGGCGCTGGTGTGTGGAGAGAGCAAGATTCTTCACCTCGATTGTTTTAAGATCCTTGCGGCTCTTCAGGCGCAGGGTAAGTACAAGCTCGCTACGCTCAATAACGAGTCTCGCGAGTTGAATGAGTACCGGCTCAACACGTTTCAGCTTCGGCCGTACTTTGATTTCTTTATCTGCTCCGGCTACGTCCACGAGATGAAGCCCCATCCCAATATCTACCGCGCAGCCGTTGAGATCTCCGGGTTTGCACCGCAGCAGACGCTTTTTATTGACGATAAACAGGAAAACTGCACCGCCGCCGTCTCGCTTGGTATGAACGCCATTCGTTTCGAATCCCCGGCGCAACTCACATTCGACTTAGCTCAACACGGCATTCAAGCCGCATAA
- the gnd gene encoding phosphogluconate dehydrogenase (NAD(+)-dependent, decarboxylating), which yields MELGIIGLGKMGFNMAERLRLAGHKVVGFDFNKEATAKLTATGSIGVDSLEDLVKNLAAPRAVWLMVPSGDPVDQTIAKLEPLMQKGDTFIDGGNSNYKDTQRRHAEAAAKGFEFVDCGTSGGIWGLREGYSMMVGGDKAPVERLTPIFEALAPAKDEGWGHVGPSGAGHFVKMVHNGIEYGLMEAYAEGFSIMKAKETLNLDLVQISEIWQKGSVVRSWLLDLTADALKKNPSLDGMEAYVPDSGEGRWTVFEAIDLDVSAPVITESLIRRLRSREANNFTDRMISIMRNEFGGHAIKKS from the coding sequence ATGGAACTTGGAATTATTGGACTTGGCAAGATGGGCTTCAACATGGCGGAGCGTCTCCGGCTTGCTGGACATAAGGTAGTCGGCTTCGACTTCAACAAAGAGGCGACTGCAAAGCTCACCGCTACGGGTTCGATTGGCGTGGACTCGCTCGAGGACCTCGTTAAGAATCTGGCTGCGCCGCGCGCCGTGTGGCTCATGGTTCCTTCGGGCGATCCGGTCGATCAGACCATCGCGAAGCTGGAGCCGCTGATGCAGAAGGGTGACACCTTTATCGATGGCGGCAATTCGAACTATAAGGACACGCAGCGTCGTCATGCCGAGGCTGCTGCGAAGGGCTTTGAGTTCGTCGATTGTGGAACCTCCGGCGGTATCTGGGGACTTCGCGAGGGCTATAGCATGATGGTCGGCGGCGATAAGGCTCCGGTTGAGCGGCTGACGCCGATCTTCGAGGCGCTTGCTCCTGCAAAGGACGAGGGTTGGGGGCATGTTGGGCCGTCTGGCGCTGGTCATTTCGTGAAGATGGTCCACAATGGTATCGAGTACGGCCTGATGGAGGCGTATGCCGAGGGTTTCTCGATCATGAAGGCGAAGGAGACGCTGAATCTCGACCTCGTACAGATCTCCGAGATCTGGCAGAAGGGATCGGTTGTCCGTTCGTGGCTGCTGGATCTGACCGCCGATGCGCTCAAGAAGAACCCCAGCCTCGATGGAATGGAAGCCTATGTTCCCGACTCCGGCGAGGGGCGTTGGACGGTGTTCGAGGCGATCGATCTCGATGTCTCCGCGCCGGTTATCACCGAGTCGCTTATCCGTCGTCTGCGCTCGCGCGAGGCGAACAACTTCACCGACCGTATGATCTCGATTATGCGGAACGAATTCGGTGGTCACGCTATCAAGAAGTCCTGA